The following coding sequences are from one Apodemus sylvaticus chromosome X, mApoSyl1.1, whole genome shotgun sequence window:
- the Nudt11 gene encoding diphosphoinositol polyphosphate phosphohydrolase 3-beta isoform X2 yields MKCKPNQTRTYDPEGFKKRAACLCFRSEREDEVLLVSSSRYPDRWIVPGGGMEPEEEPDGAAVREVYEEAGVKGKLGRLLGVFEQNQDRKHRTYVFVLTVTELLEDWEDSVSIGRKREWFKIEDAIKVLQCHKPVHAEYLEKLKLGGSPTNGNSAAPSPPESEP; encoded by the coding sequence ATGAAGTGCAAGCCGAACCAGACGCGGACCTACGACCCCGAGGGCTTCAAGAAGCGCGCCGCGTGCCTGTGCTTCCGCAGCGAGCGCGAGGACGAGGTGCTGCTGGTGAGCAGCAGCCGCTACCCCGACCGCTGGATCGTGCCGGGAGGGGGCATGGAACCCGAGGAGGAGCCGGACGGCGCGGCGGTGCGCGAGGTGTACGAGGAGGCGGGAGTCAAGGGGAAGTTGGGCCGCTTGCTGGGCGTCTTCGAGCAGAACCAGGACCGCAAGCACCGGACCTACGTGTTCGTGCTCACTGTCACCGAGCTGCTGGAGGATTGGGAAGACTCGGTCAGCATCGGCAGGAAGCGCGAGTGGTTCAAGATCGAAGATGCCATCAAGGTCCTGCAGTGCCACAAGCCCGTGCACGCCGAGTACCTGGAGAAACTGAAGCTGGGCGGCTCCCCTACGAATGGGAACTCGGCCGCCCCGTCCCCGCCAGAGAGCGAGCCCTAG
- the Nudt11 gene encoding diphosphoinositol polyphosphate phosphohydrolase 3-beta isoform X1 — MKCKPNQTRTYDPEGFKKRAACLCFRSEREDEVLLVSSSRYPDRWIVPGGGMEPEEEPDGAAVREVYEEAGVKGKLGRLLGVFEQNQDRKHRTYVFVLTVTELLEDWEDSVSIGRKREWFKIEDAIKVLQCHKPVHAEYLEKLKLGGSPTNGNSAAPSPPESEP, encoded by the coding sequence ATGAAGTGCAAGCCGAACCAGACGCGGACCTACGACCCCGAGGGCTTCAAGAAGCGCGCCGCGTGCCTGTGCTTCCGCAGCGAGCGCGAGGACGAGGTGCTGCTGGTGAGCAGCAGCCGCTACCCCGACCGCTGGATCGTGCCGGGAGGGGGCATGGAACCCGAGGAGGAGCCGGACGGCGCGGCGGTGCGCGAGGTGTACGAGGAGGCGGGAGTCAAGGGGAAGTTGGGCCGCTTGCTGGGCGTCTTCGAGCAGAACCAGGACCGCAAGCACCGGACCTACGTGTTCGTGCTCACTGTCACCGAGCTGCTGGAGGATTGGGAAGACTCGGTCAGCATCGGCAGGAAGCGCGAGTGGTTCAAGATCGAAGATGCCATCAAGGTCCTGCAGTGCCACAAGCCCGTGCACGCCGAGTACCTGGAGAAACTGAAGCTGGGCGGCTCCCCTACGAATGGGAACTCGGCCGCCCCGTCCCCGCCAGAGAGCGAGCCCTA